In Cryptomeria japonica chromosome 10, Sugi_1.0, whole genome shotgun sequence, a genomic segment contains:
- the LOC131032963 gene encoding uncharacterized protein LOC131032963: MAKGTADLDALLHRTRPFLAESFAEIDPVLPAYISAIKNAKAVEYNHRITTFFDHLFSVYRMLKLWNAPNSVSLCGLFHSAYADLSIPLFNHDGDRKMVSDLIGTEAEEFVSVFCTTPRLLIVCDLVIKAYPNDEEIISALSNSQKSKLQKVLPEEGFVVQNWRTGKDVRLSRRFVAIMVLITMADFSEQLYGYHDGVYDNYNGRMDFESGGNAWKTLFPGDGKPGLWMNFISRMGTIYNLVTAEENELRKKEIVGDSKMELKDADLVIPPIFNNCTVVLSESDELKARDLYWEAVCRKECDESAEALLLKACAHNPFIGEPHLVLGQIYLSKEKFGEGESEVEIGLKLLLEWGTSWDKRLPWQAWVSWGRVMLQKSREKSWPKTSIGIMRLGLLNWSSLVCSSSL; the protein is encoded by the coding sequence ATGGCCAAGGGTACAGCAGATCTGGATGCATTGCTCCACAGAACCAGGCCTTTTTTAGCTGAATCTTTCGCAGAAATCGACCCTGTGCTGCCAGCCTACATTTCTGCTATAAAAAATGCCAAAGCTGTAGAATACAACCACCGGATCACCACTTTCTTTGATCATCTTTTCTCTGTTTATCGCATGCTGAAGTTGTGGAATGCCCCCAATTCTGTTTCCCTCTGTGGTTTATTCCACAGTGCATATGCTGATCTTTCCATCCCTCTTTTCAATCACGATGGTGACAGAAAAATGGTGTCTGATCTGATCGGAACAGAGGCAGAGGAGTTTGTCAGCGTCTTCTGCACCACTCCTCGACTTTTAATCGTCTGTGACCTTGTCATAAAAGCCTATCCCAACGACGAAGAGATAATCAGTGCTTTATCAAACTCCCAGAAGAGCAAATTGCAGAAGGTGTTGCCAGAAGAGGGATTTGTAGTACAAAACTGGAGAACAGGTAAGGATGTGAGACTATCTCGGAGGTTTGTAGCCATTATGGTTTTGATCACCATGGCCGATTTCTCAGAGCAGCTTTATGGTTATCATGACGGTGTTTATGATAATTATAATGGAAGGATGGATTTTGAGTCTGGGGGAAATGCATGGAAAACTCTGTTTCCTGGTGATGGCAAACCAGGGCTGTGGATGAATTTCATTTCTCGGATGGGAACCATCTATAATTTGGTGACAGCAGAGGAGAATGAATTGAGGAAAAAGGAGATTGTGGGAGATTCAAAAATGGAATTAAAAGATGCGGATTTGGTTATTCCTCCTATTTTTAATAACTGTACTGTTGTTTTGAGTGAATCAGATGAGCTTAAAGCGAGAGATTTGTATTGGGAAGCTGTGTGCAGGAAGGAGTGTGATGAATCTGCAGAGGCTCTTCTGTTGAAGGCTTGTGCTCACAATCCGTTTATTGGGGAGCCTCATTTGGTTCTTGGTCAGATTTATTTGTCTAAGGAGAAATTTGGGGAAGGTGAAAGTGAGGTTGAGATCGGTTTGAAATTATTGTTGGAGTGGGGAACGAGCTGGGACAAAAGATTGCCGTGGCAGGCTTGGGTATCTTGGGGAAGAGTAATGTTGCAGAAGAGCAGAGAAAAGTCATGGCCCAAAACCTCCATTGGGATCATGAGGCTGGGGTTGCTCAATTGGAGCTCACTTGTATGTTCTTCCTCATTATAA